CTTTATTTTGGAAGCCAGATCATAACGGATTTCTGCTATATGCTCATCAATAAATTCATATACCACTTTTTCATCCCTACCCGGTGAAAAAACGCTTAGGTATACCTTAGCTATCGACAAGTCATCGGTAAGTCTCACATTTGTAACAGTTACAAATGTGCCACTTGGTTGATATGATTTTTGAAGGATTTGGCCCAAGTCTTTTTTAATGACTGCGCCTAACCGTTCTGGTCTGAAACCCATAATATTGGATATCTATAAATTAAATCTCTTATGCAGCAAGCTTTTCTATGAGCCGGCTAAAGATGTGATTATCAAGCTGAATCTTCCAGAGTTCTTTTCTGCTCGGTGATTTTGTAACTCTCAATCTGGTCACCAACTTTGATATCGTTGTATCCCTGGATACTAATACCACATTCGTAACCGCTAGCTACTTCTTTCACATCGTCTTTGAAGCGCTTGAGGGCATCAATTTCACCATCATAAATTACAACTCCATCACGAACCAAGCGGATCGGGTTGTTTCGTTCAATCTTACCTTCGGTCACATAACAACCTGCGATAGTACCAACTTTAGATACTTTGAAGATCTCGCGAACATCAACTACACCCATCATCTGCTCTTTAATTTCAGGTGATAACAGACCTTCAAGGGCATCACGAACTTCATCAACTGCATCATAAATAACGCTGAAGAGTCGGATATCAATTTCCTCATCTTCCGCAAGCTTACGAGCTTGTTGTGTAGGTCGAACCTGGAAACCAATAATGATTGCATCAGAAGCAGAAGCAAGCAATACATCCGATTCGGATATTGCAC
The window above is part of the Balneola sp. genome. Proteins encoded here:
- the rbfA gene encoding ribosome-binding factor A → MGFRPERLGAVIKKDLGQILQKSYQPSGTFVTVTNVRLTDDLSIAKVYLSVFSPGRDEKVVYEFIDEHIAEIRYDLASKIKNQVRKIPELHFYQDDTAEYVNKMEQLLSKVDIPDEDPDTPTED